AGACGAAGCCCGGCCAGGCCAGGTCGCGGTCGAGCCTGCTCGGCACGGCTGCATCGGTCGGATGGGAGTGGTATACGCCACAGACCCAGGTGCCCGCCGCGCGAGCGGCCCTCTCGACCCCGACGAACGCACTGGGCGGTATGTGGTAT
The nucleotide sequence above comes from Longimicrobiales bacterium. Encoded proteins:
- a CDS encoding Mov34/MPN/PAD-1 family protein, with the protein product YHIPPSAFVGVERAARAAGTWVCGVYHSHPTDAAVPSRLDRDLAWPGFVYVIVAGRSDASAPDVRAWRLKDDRCFEEIAIEASWA